In one bacterium genomic region, the following are encoded:
- the gspG gene encoding type II secretion system major pseudopilin GspG, whose translation MESGNDGTRRLRDRSGFTLIEIMVVIVILGLLAALVVPKLIGRTEEAKKTQARIQIRNIEQALGLFKLDNGFYPATDQGIEALIKIPDVGRIPKNYRKDGYLDRLPKDPWGNPYVYLSPGTNRDYEISSYGADGAQGGEGEDEDINSWDDQ comes from the coding sequence ATGGAATCGGGTAATGACGGTACGAGGAGGCTCCGGGACCGGTCGGGGTTCACCCTCATCGAGATCATGGTCGTCATCGTCATCCTCGGCCTGCTGGCGGCCCTGGTGGTGCCCAAGCTGATCGGGCGGACCGAGGAGGCGAAGAAAACCCAGGCGCGGATCCAGATCAGGAACATCGAACAGGCCCTCGGGCTGTTCAAGCTCGACAACGGGTTCTACCCCGCCACCGACCAGGGGATCGAGGCGCTGATCAAGATCCCCGACGTCGGCCGGATCCCGAAGAATTACCGGAAGGACGGCTACCTGGACCGCCTGCCGAAGGACCCGTGGGGAAATCCCTACGTGTACTTGAGCCCCGGGACGAACCGTGATTACGAGATCAGCTCCTACGGCGCGGACGGCGCCCAGGGCGGAGAAGGCGAGGATGAGGACATCAACTCCTGGGACGACCAGTAG
- a CDS encoding type II secretion system F family protein, translating to MATFRYTGISRAGVSQKGTLEADSAILARRKLHGEGIFPLTLKEGAPERRRGGFPSLLRRSDFLPLMTRQLAVLLGAGVPLVGALQSVATQVDDPESRQILVDLLESVRGGAPLARAIEAHPVTFPNLYASMVRAGEESGTLPLSLSRLADHLEEQARTRNRVRSALTYPLLMAVVAALVVVFLLTFVVPKIVGIFSHLGHALPLPTRILIGITDVLSASWWALLLLTAGAVLAARRYLATDRGRKNRDTLLLRLPLVGRLEHLSALSRFARTLSTLISGGIPVDRALRIVAPVVGNVVITEQIIASADRVVEGATLSESLRPHPEIPPTLVQMVAVGEESGALGDLLFRAADAMDEETNARLSRLLSLLEPLIILAMGTVVAFIVVSVLLPLLDISQIVR from the coding sequence GTGGCGACGTTCCGCTACACCGGGATCTCCCGGGCCGGCGTTTCGCAGAAGGGCACCCTCGAAGCGGACAGCGCCATCCTCGCGCGCCGGAAACTCCACGGGGAGGGGATTTTCCCCCTCACCCTGAAGGAGGGGGCGCCGGAACGCCGGAGGGGAGGCTTTCCCTCCCTCCTCCGAAGGTCGGATTTCCTCCCCCTCATGACCCGGCAGCTCGCGGTGTTGCTGGGAGCGGGCGTCCCGCTCGTGGGCGCCCTGCAGTCGGTGGCGACCCAGGTGGACGACCCGGAGAGCCGCCAGATCCTCGTCGACCTGCTCGAGTCCGTCCGCGGGGGAGCGCCGCTGGCGCGCGCCATCGAGGCCCACCCGGTGACGTTCCCGAACCTCTACGCCAGCATGGTGCGGGCGGGGGAGGAGAGCGGAACGCTCCCGCTCTCCCTGTCGCGCCTCGCCGACCACCTCGAGGAGCAGGCCCGGACAAGGAACCGGGTCCGCTCCGCGCTCACCTATCCGCTGCTGATGGCGGTCGTGGCCGCGCTCGTCGTCGTGTTCCTCCTGACCTTCGTCGTCCCGAAGATCGTGGGGATCTTCTCCCACCTCGGGCACGCCCTCCCCCTTCCGACGCGAATCCTCATCGGGATCACCGACGTCCTCTCGGCCTCGTGGTGGGCGCTCCTGCTCCTCACCGCCGGGGCGGTCCTCGCGGCACGAAGGTACCTGGCCACGGACCGCGGGAGGAAGAACCGGGACACCCTCCTTCTCCGGCTCCCCCTCGTGGGGCGGCTCGAGCACCTTTCCGCCCTCTCGCGGTTCGCGCGCACCCTGTCCACGCTGATCTCGGGAGGGATCCCCGTCGACCGCGCGCTGCGGATCGTGGCACCGGTCGTCGGGAACGTGGTGATCACGGAACAGATCATCGCCTCGGCGGATCGCGTGGTGGAGGGTGCGACCCTTTCCGAGTCGCTTCGTCCGCATCCGGAGATCCCCCCAACGCTCGTGCAGATGGTGGCGGTGGGCGAGGAAAGCGGAGCCCTCGGCGACCTCCTCTTCCGGGCCGCCGACGCGATGGACGAGGAGACGAACGCCCGCCTTTCGCGCCTGCTCTCCCTGCTCGAGCCGCTGATCATCCTCGCGATGGGGACCGTGGTCGCGTTCATCGTCGTGTCGGTCCTGTTGCCGCTGCTCGACATTTCACAGATCGTCCGATAG
- a CDS encoding prepilin-type N-terminal cleavage/methylation domain-containing protein produces the protein MRSSRGFTLVELAVVLFVLGLVLWVALPRLSNVGEPGRDTVFRNLSAGSESAYDLSLFEKRETRLVLHPSEGTYEFVLPDRPDEEKHALEFGSRLSVTGIRVEGEDRPLDIPTEIRYLPGGRVASARIFFRDNGGGNTPTEWTLRLNPFDGSMTVLEGTVREDG, from the coding sequence ATGCGATCTTCCCGCGGATTCACGCTCGTCGAGCTCGCCGTCGTCCTGTTCGTCCTCGGCCTGGTGCTGTGGGTCGCCCTTCCGCGGCTTTCGAACGTCGGTGAGCCCGGGCGCGACACGGTCTTCCGGAACCTCTCCGCGGGCTCCGAGTCGGCATACGACCTTTCCCTCTTCGAGAAGCGGGAGACGCGGCTCGTCCTGCATCCGTCCGAAGGGACGTACGAGTTCGTACTTCCGGACCGCCCGGACGAGGAGAAGCATGCCCTGGAGTTCGGGTCCCGCCTGTCGGTGACCGGGATCCGCGTCGAGGGGGAGGACCGCCCGCTCGACATCCCGACGGAGATCCGGTATCTCCCCGGAGGCCGGGTGGCGTCGGCACGGATCTTCTTCCGGGACAACGGGGGGGGGAACACCCCGACCGAATGGACCCTCCGCCTCAACCCGTTCGACGGCTCGATGACGGTCCTCGAGGGGACGGTGCGTGAAGATGGGTGA